One Dromiciops gliroides isolate mDroGli1 chromosome 3, mDroGli1.pri, whole genome shotgun sequence DNA segment encodes these proteins:
- the LOC122746010 gene encoding prefoldin subunit 5-like, giving the protein MVQSVNIMELSLLQLELLKNKLDQMYVPGKLHDVEHVLIDVEKSADDAKDFFKRKIDLLTKQMEKIQPVLKEKRAMKQAIVEMMNQKIQHLTALGATQAASAKA; this is encoded by the exons ATGGTGCAGTCAGTGAACATCATGGAATTGTCACTGCTGCAGCTGGAGCTGCTCAAGAACAAGCTGGACCAG ATGTATGTACCTGGGAAGTTACATGATGTGGAACATGTTCTCATTGATGTGGAGAAGTCAGCTGATGATGCTAAAGACTTCTTCAAGAGGAAGATTGACTTGCTCACTAAGCAGATGGAAAAAATTCAGCCAGTTTTGAAGGAGAAGCGTGCCATGAAGCAAGCTATCGTGGAGATGATGAACCAGAAGATTCAGCATCTCACAGCGCTAGGGGCTACCCAGGCAGCCTCGGCCAAGGCCTGA